The Argentina anserina chromosome 3, drPotAnse1.1, whole genome shotgun sequence genome includes a region encoding these proteins:
- the LOC126789231 gene encoding putative E3 ubiquitin-protein ligase RING1a isoform X1, with product MPAQQKRGLESAEDGDPMENHRENGHEDPPQEEESDRSRSTESSEDDEKDEYVAVRLSEIRKEVQCPICLGIIRKTRTVMECLHRFCRECIDKSMRLGNNECPACRTHCASRRSLRDDPKYDALIAAIYPDIDKYEEEELSFHEEEKARNKQIQASIAQTFRRQSEALGRKRTTAKATAAAFMRRSQGNYKMRRRRNHKNTFDIQGSDVNEEGNGNDGGKDSSSADEQLEPRPKRPKRWAGARYYQPSSATANADGDDENDYEVNKAVMAASVGFIGSPERLAWGKGGMRSHTRYGSSSGANGKNARNRLSKLVEYLRNSEANDKGLDIHLLLVSFDEQRIPSLQRPYLCCRPTLSVGQLCQYVAEQTALQPDEVEIYLLKELQAKVNTSDPTNAAVSTSGVLDSSKDTLLLLRDNESLAEVQARHLTRGHLLLAYQKKWNLNRG from the exons ATGCCGGCGCAGCAGAAGCGTGGCTTGGAGTCCGCCGAGGACGGTGATCCTATGGAAAACCACCGCGAGAACGGCCACGAGGACCCGCCCCAAGAAGAAG AGTCCGATCGGAGCCGGAGCACCGAGTCGAGCGAGGACGACGAGAAAGACGA ATACGTTGCTGTAAGACTGTCAGAAATTCGGAAAGAAGTGCAATGCCCAATCTGTCTAG GGATCATTAGGAAAACACGAACAGTTATGGAATGCTTGCACCGCTTCTGCAGGGAATGCATTGACAAGTCCATGCGGCTTGG GAACAATGAATGTCCTGCGTGTCGCACACATTGTGCTAGTCGTCGCTCTTTGAGAGATGATCCAAAGTATGATGCATTAATTGCAGCTATATATCCGGATATTGACAAGTATGAGGAAGAG GAATTATCTTTCCATGAAGAAGAGAAGGCTCGCAACAAGCAG ATCCAAGCTTCCATTGCCCAGACATTTCGACGACAGTCTGAAGCACTTGGTAGGAAGCGTACAACAGCAAAAGCCACTGCAGCTGCTTTTATGAGGAGATCACAAGGTAACTATAAAATGAGACGGAGAAGGAACCATAAAAATACGTTTGACATCCAAGGATCTGATGTCAATGAGGAGGGAAATGGTAATGACGGAGGAAAAGATTCATCTTCTGCTGATGAGCAATTAGAACCGAGACCAAAAAGACCCAAAAGATGGGCAGGAGCTCGATATTATCAGCCTTCATCAGCAACTGCGAATGcagatggtgatgatgaaaatgattATGAGGTGAATAAAGCAGTTATGGCTGCATCTGTTGGGTTTATTGGCAGCCCAGAAAGGCTTGCATGGGGTAAAGGTGGCATGCGGAGCCATACACGATATGGAAGTTCTAGTGGTGCCAATGGTAAGAATGCCAGGAACCGCCTTTCGAAGCTGGTGGAATATCTCCGGAACTCAGAAGCTAATGATAAAGGG TTGGATATCCACCTCCTACTTGTTTCTTTTGATGAACAAAGAATTCCCAGCTTGCAGAGGCCATATCTTTGCTGCAGGCCCACCCTGTCAGTTGGACAACTATGTCAG TATGTTGCGGAGCAAACTGCACTGCAACCTGATGAAGTGGAAATATACTTATTAAAAGAACTACAAGCCAAAGTTAACACATCAGACCCTACAAATGCTGCGGTTTCTACTTCTGGTGTTTTAGATTCAAGCAAGGATACACTGCTTCTGTTAAGAGACAATGAATCATTGGCAGAAGTTCAAGCACGCCATCTCACTCGCGGCCATCTG CTTTTGGCGTATCAGAAGAAGTGGAACCTAAACCGTGGCTGA
- the LOC126789231 gene encoding putative E3 ubiquitin-protein ligase RING1a isoform X2: protein MECLHRFCRECIDKSMRLGNNECPACRTHCASRRSLRDDPKYDALIAAIYPDIDKYEEEELSFHEEEKARNKQIQASIAQTFRRQSEALGRKRTTAKATAAAFMRRSQGNYKMRRRRNHKNTFDIQGSDVNEEGNGNDGGKDSSSADEQLEPRPKRPKRWAGARYYQPSSATANADGDDENDYEVNKAVMAASVGFIGSPERLAWGKGGMRSHTRYGSSSGANGKNARNRLSKLVEYLRNSEANDKGLDIHLLLVSFDEQRIPSLQRPYLCCRPTLSVGQLCQYVAEQTALQPDEVEIYLLKELQAKVNTSDPTNAAVSTSGVLDSSKDTLLLLRDNESLAEVQARHLTRGHLLLAYQKKWNLNRG, encoded by the exons ATGGAATGCTTGCACCGCTTCTGCAGGGAATGCATTGACAAGTCCATGCGGCTTGG GAACAATGAATGTCCTGCGTGTCGCACACATTGTGCTAGTCGTCGCTCTTTGAGAGATGATCCAAAGTATGATGCATTAATTGCAGCTATATATCCGGATATTGACAAGTATGAGGAAGAG GAATTATCTTTCCATGAAGAAGAGAAGGCTCGCAACAAGCAG ATCCAAGCTTCCATTGCCCAGACATTTCGACGACAGTCTGAAGCACTTGGTAGGAAGCGTACAACAGCAAAAGCCACTGCAGCTGCTTTTATGAGGAGATCACAAGGTAACTATAAAATGAGACGGAGAAGGAACCATAAAAATACGTTTGACATCCAAGGATCTGATGTCAATGAGGAGGGAAATGGTAATGACGGAGGAAAAGATTCATCTTCTGCTGATGAGCAATTAGAACCGAGACCAAAAAGACCCAAAAGATGGGCAGGAGCTCGATATTATCAGCCTTCATCAGCAACTGCGAATGcagatggtgatgatgaaaatgattATGAGGTGAATAAAGCAGTTATGGCTGCATCTGTTGGGTTTATTGGCAGCCCAGAAAGGCTTGCATGGGGTAAAGGTGGCATGCGGAGCCATACACGATATGGAAGTTCTAGTGGTGCCAATGGTAAGAATGCCAGGAACCGCCTTTCGAAGCTGGTGGAATATCTCCGGAACTCAGAAGCTAATGATAAAGGG TTGGATATCCACCTCCTACTTGTTTCTTTTGATGAACAAAGAATTCCCAGCTTGCAGAGGCCATATCTTTGCTGCAGGCCCACCCTGTCAGTTGGACAACTATGTCAG TATGTTGCGGAGCAAACTGCACTGCAACCTGATGAAGTGGAAATATACTTATTAAAAGAACTACAAGCCAAAGTTAACACATCAGACCCTACAAATGCTGCGGTTTCTACTTCTGGTGTTTTAGATTCAAGCAAGGATACACTGCTTCTGTTAAGAGACAATGAATCATTGGCAGAAGTTCAAGCACGCCATCTCACTCGCGGCCATCTG CTTTTGGCGTATCAGAAGAAGTGGAACCTAAACCGTGGCTGA
- the LOC126789255 gene encoding auxin-repressed 12.5 kDa protein, with amino-acid sequence MVLLDRLWDDVVAGPQPERGLGMLRKVTPKPLNVKDDGESSKLTMPTTPVTPTTPVSARKDNVWRSVFHPGSNLATKSMGNQVFDSPQPNTPTVYDWMYSGETRSKHHR; translated from the exons ATGGTTCTTTTAGACAGACTTTGGGATGATGTAGTGGCCGGACCTCAGCCTGAACGTGGCCTCGGCATGCTCAGAAAGGTCACCCCTAAGCCCTTGAACGTTAAAG ATGATGGAGAGTCCAGCAAGCTCACGATGCCGACGACGCCGGTGACCCCAACAACTCCGGTTTCGGCGCGCAAGGACAACGTTTGGAGAAGTGTGTTCCACCCAGGTAGCAACCTTGCTACCAAGTCCATGGGAAACCAGGTGTTTGATAGCCCGCAGCCAAACACTCCCACTGTCTATGACTG GATGTACAGTGGGGAGACTAGGAGCAAGCATCATCGTTAA